A section of the Alkalihalobacillus sp. LMS39 genome encodes:
- a CDS encoding AimR family lysis-lysogeny pheromone receptor, whose product MSNIRSLLSQELQTDPSLLLKISEISGFKEEEINSFLTNETVFLDFGKLLDVIDSFFPEQANDLIEHYIKSLNINHPTAQQVLEYVFINRLDYSFPFLYRMMGASNEENQNFASIYKFHYENYAKPFKYDFRETKSSPTLHAFKTIMEAYTLYKQVDVPTLIRKKEYVEYTINNFVKDEFIRNYYLLHHYRVLMGIMLDQNEIEECRRMANEILQLRKRVSLNFANNAYHCLGISYLFEDYDKGIYYLKKTRDLYRKMPQFPDSDIHSSINLHQMLWNREPEELRPNSNVIGDKHDIVFYFVHKHDFESAKEILFNIDESKISQRDSAFHFYLKGILEDDSDHLYKSIMLFKQIGNKFYIQLPINELKKKGMNPILLDTLLIN is encoded by the coding sequence GTGTCAAATATACGTAGTTTATTGTCACAAGAGCTTCAAACCGATCCATCCTTACTATTAAAAATTTCGGAAATTTCAGGTTTTAAAGAAGAAGAAATCAATTCCTTCCTAACGAATGAAACTGTCTTTTTAGACTTTGGAAAACTATTAGACGTCATAGATTCGTTCTTCCCAGAACAAGCAAACGACCTCATTGAACATTACATAAAATCATTAAATATAAATCACCCCACAGCCCAACAAGTTTTGGAATATGTTTTTATTAACCGATTAGATTATAGTTTCCCATTTCTGTATCGAATGATGGGTGCTAGTAATGAGGAAAATCAAAACTTTGCCTCTATTTACAAATTCCATTATGAAAATTACGCAAAACCATTTAAATATGATTTTCGTGAAACAAAAAGCTCTCCGACGTTGCATGCATTTAAAACAATTATGGAGGCCTATACGTTATACAAACAAGTTGATGTTCCTACACTTATTCGAAAAAAAGAATATGTAGAATATACAATTAACAATTTTGTAAAAGATGAATTCATTCGAAATTATTATCTTCTCCACCATTACCGCGTGTTAATGGGCATTATGCTTGACCAAAACGAAATTGAAGAATGCCGTAGAATGGCCAATGAAATTCTCCAGTTACGAAAAAGAGTCAGTTTGAATTTCGCAAATAATGCTTATCACTGCCTTGGAATTTCATATTTATTCGAGGATTATGACAAAGGCATTTATTATTTAAAGAAAACAAGAGATTTATATCGAAAGATGCCACAATTCCCAGATAGTGATATTCATAGTTCGATTAACCTTCATCAAATGTTATGGAACCGTGAACCAGAAGAATTACGGCCAAATAGTAACGTAATTGGAGATAAGCACGATATTGTCTTTTATTTTGTTCACAAACATGATTTCGAATCAGCAAAAGAGATTTTATTTAACATAGATGAATCAAAAATATCGCAACGGGATAGCGCTTTTCACTTTTATCTTAAAGGTATACTAGAAGATGATTCTGACCATCTCTACAAATCAATTATGTTATTTAAACAAATCGGTAATAAATTTTATATTCAATTACCGATTAATGAATTAAAGAAAAAAGGGATGAACCCGATTTTACTAGACACTCTTTTAATTAATTAG
- a CDS encoding AimR family lysis-lysogeny pheromone receptor translates to MPNIRDLLSKQLQANPSLHLKISEISGLTKEELDNFTMDKTIFLDFGKILAIVNYVCPEVSSEVIKQYIETLDVNHPTAQQVLEYVFINRFDYSYSFLKRMIRALNEENKYFATVYEQHYKDLGQLFQYDIKEVANSPTLHAFKTIMELYSLFRHDQIPTIIRKKDYVEYTINHFVQDEFIRNYYLLHHYRILMAILLDQNEINECRRMANEILHLKDRVGPNFSINANHVLGISFLFEDYDKGLEYLYETKELYRKRPSNGHDGDIHSSINLHQIMWNREPEDLRPSSKKPSDIHDIAHYYISKNEFVLANEILSNIKESELSQRDSAFHFYYKGILEDDSDHLYKSIMLFKQIGNKFYIQLPINELKKKGMNPILLDTLLIN, encoded by the coding sequence GTGCCAAATATACGTGATTTGTTGTCCAAACAGCTTCAAGCAAATCCTTCTTTGCATTTGAAAATATCGGAAATATCCGGACTCACGAAAGAAGAACTAGATAACTTTACGATGGATAAAACTATATTTTTAGACTTTGGAAAAATACTTGCCATTGTTAATTATGTTTGTCCTGAAGTTTCGTCTGAAGTTATTAAACAATATATCGAAACCTTAGACGTGAATCATCCCACTGCTCAACAAGTACTGGAGTATGTGTTCATTAATCGGTTCGATTATAGTTATTCATTTTTAAAGCGCATGATAAGAGCTTTAAATGAAGAGAACAAGTATTTTGCAACTGTGTACGAACAACACTATAAAGATTTAGGGCAACTGTTTCAATATGACATAAAGGAGGTTGCTAACTCACCAACACTTCACGCATTTAAGACGATTATGGAATTATATTCTTTGTTTCGACATGACCAAATCCCAACAATTATTAGAAAAAAAGATTATGTAGAATATACGATTAATCATTTTGTCCAAGATGAATTCATCCGAAACTACTATTTATTACATCACTATCGAATTCTAATGGCCATTCTACTTGATCAAAATGAAATAAATGAATGTAGAAGAATGGCAAATGAAATATTACATTTAAAAGACCGAGTCGGCCCAAACTTTTCAATAAATGCAAATCATGTATTAGGCATTTCATTCTTATTTGAGGACTATGATAAAGGTCTAGAGTACTTATATGAAACAAAAGAATTATATAGAAAGCGACCATCTAATGGTCACGATGGTGATATCCACAGTTCGATTAACCTACATCAAATAATGTGGAATCGTGAACCAGAAGACTTACGTCCGTCTAGTAAAAAACCATCAGATATACATGATATCGCACATTACTATATATCAAAAAACGAATTTGTTTTAGCTAATGAGATCCTGTCTAACATAAAAGAATCGGAATTATCGCAACGCGATAGTGCCTTTCACTTTTATTATAAAGGTATACTAGAAGATGATTCTGACCATCTCTACAAATCGATAATGTTATTTAAACAAATCGGAAATAAGTTTTATATTCAATTACCGATTAATGAATTAAAGAAAAAAGGGATGAACCCGATTTTACTAGACACTCTTTTAATTAATTAG